The stretch of DNA GCGTCTGAGCTGGTTGAGTctgtgctgcaggctgaggctgaTTAGCAGCTGAAGGTTTTGGATTAGTGATAGACGGGGCTTGGTCTGGAGGAGTAGCCTGGCCCGTTGGTGTTACAACAGTAGGGGTAACCACAGTGGTTTGAATTTCTGCCAGGAACTGGGGCGGGCTAGAGGGTGTGGAGCTGGCATCGGTTTGCCCTGGTGTGATAGTAACGCCAGTCCCCTGGGGTTGAACTGCTGGCTGGATCTCACCCACATAGCCTGAAGTGGCCATTCCAAGCGCCTGAAAGAATATAACATGTCAATGTTATGACTTGATCTGGGTGAGTGTATGCATGAGCGATATAAAGCAAATTTGACTTCATTACAGCACTTCCATTTTAAATTGACTGATCACACTTTCAGCACATTGTCATGTGTTAATAAACATTGTTATAGATTTCTTTTGGTGCTAAAATTCACTGTTATATTTGTAACAATGTTGTATTCACAAACTATAGTAATATGAGCTGTGGGCACTGGCCTGTAACAACATAGGCACAAAAccttcaccagcaccagctaaaTGCTGCGTGTTGCGGTCACAAACATTAACATAACATTACCACCTTTTTACATATGTCATTTTGTAAAGCACAATATACCAGACACAGCTTTTGCATTTTTCAtggtttcttttattttttgtgtgtgcaatATGCAAATGTTGAAGGAACCATTATTGGTTTTTAATCGAGGCGTTCACAGTCATTCAGTAATGCATAAGGATTTCAGAAGGGAAAAGAGAATCCTCAAGACAAACGTTTCGTGGAACTCAAAGCCACaaaacacctgcaaacaccCCGCTTCGCCACTCCCATTACACGTTAATGTCTGCCACCTGGTTCGCGATCTTTAACTttcaaaaattaaataaacctTATTTTCAAGCTGTACAACTGCTCCGTTACAACTGCTactaaatggcaaaaaaaaaaacagatcttTTCGGAATATTTGTAGATGATCCCGCTACAATAATTTGATTTGCCATTGGCGACTTCTCGCTACATCTTCCGGAATCGGTGTTCCCCGGTGCGTGGAAAAACGTGCTAAATAGCCACGAGTCATACGCAAATGTCCATTACGAGACTAATGACAGTTACAAATATATGATTCGTTTTTACGTGAATTAAAGGAGGAACCAGCAGGCGCCTGTCGTGACAGCAGTGACGCTAGCTGCTTATAAAGGGAATACAGGCAGCAAGCTAGCTGGTCTCTACAACAACCGCCATTTTGTACCTTATGCATTTGACATCGCCATAACAACGGCCTGGTTGAGTATGCGTCCAGGGCTGCGTAGTCATGGCAAGCACAATTCACTGTCAGTACAATGAGTGGCGAGCACTAACGTTCCCATTCAAAACACCTACTTGGCAATCAGTTCAAAGGCTAGCTTACAGGCTAAGCTCAGCTAACACGGGAAAGCAATTGCCTGTTATGGCTACTGAAACAACAAGGGAAAACAGCAATCACACAATTAAACCCAATTGGCCATTGCATATTTCCTGAATTTAAAATGGTTCACCTTTAAATCCAGGCGTGTAATTCACCGGTGTATATCTTCGTTAATTTTTATGGTGGaattagttgttgttgttgattctcGTTGCTGGGCTCTTGTCGCCAGGGCTACCGTGGCTATGGCGCTTCGTCCTCACCAGGGCAACTGTTGCTACCCACCCGCTcgcttccctcccctccccttacTCTGATTGGAGATCGCTGCTCTGAATTCTGCCAAATTTTCTTAAAGTGCCAAGCACATCAGATCTCGACTACAAAGCGATCCACGCCCAACATCCCTTTCTGTCATAGACATCATCTTCTTGAAAGCGAAAGAAAACGACATCCTGTAACATAACACACTGTACTTCTGTGTTTAACTTGACataaaaatatgattttttttaaaattgtctcAACATCCTCATTTTACCCTATTTTAGAATTGGTTCCCATGTTATCCATACCTAAAATATAAGGCCATagtatgcacacatgcacacaaacacagacatacacatgTTGGTCTTTAATACCAATTGCCTGTTATGAAGTATAAGTCCGATACACACAATGGTAACAATAACAATGGTTAAttttttcatctcttttccCTTTAATAGATTATATAGGCTACCTTTAGTGATGCCCCATGAAACAAGAGGAGGGGAAGCATTTTGAGGCAGTGTAAGAACAAGAAAGTAAGCAACAGAATAAATGAGGGGAAActtttttaatgataaaaagcttcttttttaaatgctaatggCTTTCAAAGCTCAGTTCTGTGACTCTGTGTTAATGTCAGAGTGGACGCACAACCTAAAATGccattttgtttgcttgtttttaataTGTTAATTATAAATTCACCACCTCCATTGTAATTCTCAAAAAGCATGACCTTTGGCTGTGATCCAGGTGAAaaggcattttatttttgtctgccACATAATTCTTTTTTGTTATcacactttgaaaatgtcaccGGGCCTGTCTCAGTTCACCTTTTGGCAAAGAGGTGGCAGATTAAATGACTTTCAAGAGAAAGGACACATGATATAGAGAAACGGGAATATATGTGAATAAAAATCATATGGTTGATTACAGCTGGTTGCAAAGGCTTCAGTTCATCCCTAGTGATTCATGGCAAAGAGCACAATTATGCCTGAAAGGTTAATTATATGTGTCAGATTACAATTAGGTAATTCTGCATTTCAAGGAACTGCTTTCAAAAGGTGCTGTGTTTTTTCATGCTAACACACTTTTAGTTGTGTGGTCTTTGTGGCTTCAACTCATCAAGGATTCATGTTGTAATAAAacgtgtttttttcctcctagaCTCGTGTACAATATTTAACCAGTAAGCTGCATCTGATACATCACATGAAAGGGAGAATAATTCTTTCATTGCTCATTGGATAATGATGCCACCTTTGATCCGCTTTTTGTCTCCGTAAAGGTCTCTACCTATATCGCGCTTCGGAATCTGATTTTGCGTAGCCTCTGTCCCATGTCTTCAAACGCTATATAAACAGagtccagctcacagagagacGTGGCTCTTgcaaagacagaggagacagaaagcCTGGTGCTCATCAGGGCAAATCATCTGTTATTCAACGCACTTCTGCTTCCTTGGGGTATTATGTTGAAGGCTGTGGTGTTGGCTGTATGTCTCCTGGCTGCTGGGGTTCAGCCCATGGATGACCCGATCTATGGGGTGAAGCTATGTGGCCGTGAGTTCATCAGGGCGGTCATTTTTACCTGCGGAGGTTCGCGATGGAAAAGATCACTCATGAGCGCAGGTAAGGGGTTTGAATTTAAACCCTCCATATCACTGCCCTTGCTTAAGAGTAAATAGATTTGTAGAGTTTTATCTTATGAATAACAGTTCATCAAATGCAAAACTGAATATGTGGAACAGCTTTACAAATAACGTTGTTTTTGTCTGAATCTTTGTCCTGTGAATACTGCCCTCATTGGAACCACATTTAATTATTCCAAGAATGTTCCTGGAACttacaaaattaaattaattatttatatattcATCCCAAACATACATGAATGACACCATGAAACAGCAACAGTGGTTGTATGAGAATAGCGAGAAGGTTCTGAATGATAGATTTGCTCTTTTGTTGCATCAGAGGTCTTTGAAGATCCATTCAGCTCCCATCAGGAGGAATCCCCAGAAGGCCCCAGTCACAACGGCATTCAGAGCATCCTGCAAAGGAGCAGAGAACTGAGTTTTCCACCCAAAAACAACCAGGAGGAAGTGTTCAGCAGGTCAGCGCGCTCCTTCATCACAGAGGAAATCTTGGAAGCCCTGCGCAAAGCTGATCGGAAAGGCCGGGACGTTGTGGTGGGCTTGTCCAACGCCTGCTGTAAGTGGGGATGTAGCAAGAGTGAGATCAGCTCCCTTTGTTGAGGAACCTTCATGCTTACCTACACAGATGCAGAAACATGCACACTCACTTCTCCTGCACACCTTAACTGATCTGGGGTAATTTTCTGAGTGGGTGTCCTTCAGTAACATGTTATTTGTATTTTCTATTTGAAATGAAAGGGTTGTGacagtatttaaatgttttctgttGAAAGATATTTGTAATGCACAGCCTGGATTCTTTGATCTTGAGCTTTACTTTTCTGTCctaataaatgttttatctGGTGGTGTAGTTtgttaaaatgcttttaaacaAAACCTTTTTGTTAAATTGGtgtgatatatatttataatttttaaataataagatCAAATAAATAAGTCACTGTATG from Takifugu flavidus isolate HTHZ2018 chromosome 18, ASM371156v2, whole genome shotgun sequence encodes:
- the rln3a gene encoding relaxin-3a isoform X2, which codes for MDDPIYGVKLCGREFIRAVIFTCGGSRWKRSLMSAEVFEDPFSSHQEESPEGPSHNGIQSILQRSRELSFPPKNNQEEVFSRSARSFITEEILEALRKADRKGRDVVVGLSNACCKWGCSKSEISSLC
- the rln3a gene encoding relaxin-3a isoform X1, giving the protein MLKAVVLAVCLLAAGVQPMDDPIYGVKLCGREFIRAVIFTCGGSRWKRSLMSAEVFEDPFSSHQEESPEGPSHNGIQSILQRSRELSFPPKNNQEEVFSRSARSFITEEILEALRKADRKGRDVVVGLSNACCKWGCSKSEISSLC